The window GCTGGCGTCACACGGGCAGCACGTACCTGGGCCAGCCGTGCGAGCTCGGCCACGACGTGGTCCGGTGCAGGTATCGCCGGGTGCCGGATCATCTCGCCGGTCACCACGTCGTGGCTGTTCTCCCAGACAGGTTCGACGACGTGGTGACCGTCGGCACGTAGTTGCGCGACATTGCGCGCCACGGCCGGCTTCAACCACATGGCTGCCCCCATGTGAGGGACGAAGACGCTGGGGGCGGACGCGGACAGGATCACGGTCGCGAGCCGGTTAGGTGCGGCGCCGGTGGCGGCCGCGGCGAGGATGTGCGCGGTGGCCGGCAGGACGAGCACGAGGTCGTGGTCGCCCGCCAGGCGCGACGGGCGGTCGGTGGGCCAGTCGGCAGGGTCTTCGCCGTGGACGACGCGCTCGGCGGCGAGCCCGATGGCCTGGGGCTGGACGAACTTCTCCGCCGTGTGGGTGAGGACCACGGTGTAGCTGCCGCCGAAGGCCGCCCGGAGTGCCCGGATGTATGCGGGCAGCTCGGAGACCGCGATGGATCCGGTAGCGCCGATCAGGATACGTGGGGCCGGTGGAAGAAGGGAATGATTCTCATTCATAGTCAGATCTTGAGTCATACCTCACTCAGATGCAAGGCATGGGGATGGCACGTTGGATACACGTTGGAAAACGGGTTCCCGGCCACGTCAGCGTGTACTCAGCGTGCCATGGTCAACGCGAGAAGCGTCAGCACGCTAGACCTCGCGCGCCAGTTCGAGCGTCGCGGATCGCTCGAATTCGGCGCCGATGCGGGCCCAACACTCGGCGACCTCCGTCAGAGCGGCCGTGTCGCCGGCCCGCTGAGCGAGCGCTCGCTCGCGGCTCGCGGCGGCCCAGCGGTTGTGTGTGGTGTAACCGGCGGCCCGTTCCACCAGTTCGTCGGCCTCCGCCTCGCTCAACCGCATCGCCAACTCGGCGGCGACGGCAGCGGCATACCCGTCGAATCGGCCGGAGGTGAAATCAACCGAGGCGGCGGCCAGCGCTTCTTCCAGGTCAGTGCCCGAGTGCAGCGCTACCCGGCCTCGGACGAACGCTTCCCACGGCGCGAGGTTCGGCGAGTTGGCCAGCACGCCGTCGGCTGTCATGGTGGCGGCTCGCGCCCGCCAGCGTCGCATGCCGGCGTCGTCGTCGGAGAGCCCAGCCGCAAGTGCGGCCGCGAGCAGCGGGACCGCGAGCGGTGCGTGCCGTGGACGGCCCGCCGCCTCGATCCGGGACCACAAGATCTCACCGAGCCGCTGCGTCTCGGCATGTTCGCCCGCGAGTGCGAGCGCGGTGACGAGCATGCCGTCCGCTGCGTACGGATGAGCAGTCACGTTGGGGTCTGCGGCGGCGCGCCGGGCCGTGTCCACGGCAGCCGCGATCTCACCGACGGCGACCGCGTACGTTGACGCCGCTCGGTAGGCGTCGACCACCTCGACCGCGGTCTGCGGGAGGGTGGCGTCCATCCGGCTGACCAGATCGAGGCGCCGCCGGCAGACGTCGAACGACGAAGCAGGTTCGCCACGCACGGCGTGAGCGGTGCACAGTGCGTCGAGCGCGGCGCTCGTCAGAGCTGGGTCACCGAATGCCTGGGCAGCATCGACGGCCATACTCGCTGCCTCGAGCTCGACTTCCTGCGGCCGGGATCCGGACATCCAGGCGCGAGCGACGGCGCGGTACGCGTGGACAGTATCCGGGGGAGTCTGTGCGGGATCCGCGTCCTCGGTGCCGGCCCCGACGCGCGTTGTGCCGATCAGCGCGGCGAGTTCGTCGTAGTCGACAGGTGGGTCGAAGTTCGAGCCCCGGAACCGAGTCGCGACGATCACCGCCAGGGCACCGGCTGCATCACGATTCGAGGAGTGCGTGCCCATGCGATCGGCCAGCCGGATCAGCGCCTGAAACTGTGCGCCCGCGCCGGCGACCAGGTGTTCGGCCGCCGCCGCTTGGATGAGTGCGGCGAACTCGGCGCCGGCGTCCGGCGCGATATCCGCCGCGGCACGGAAACGCTCGACGGCCTCGTCGGTGAATCCACGCATGGACACCAGGCGCGCGGCGTCGACGGAGAGCCCATACCGCTCGGCGGCCCCCGGCTGCACGTCGATGGCTTGTCTGATGTCGTCGATCACCGCGTCGAGATCGTCCTGCCACGTCGGTTCCGTGATGCGTCCGAGGAGCCGGCCCATGATGGTACCGGCCCACCGCACATACGCGGTGACGGTGGACTCGTGATCGGCGGACTCGTCGAGCTGTTCCCTCGCGTACTGACGCACGACCTCGAGAATCGTCCAGCGTGCCGGCCCATTGCCGGGCGCTACGCGTTGCACGAGGCTCTTGTCCACCAGCCGGCCGAGTATGTCGGCCACCACCGCGACGTCAGCGCCGGCGACACTCGCGGCGGACGGGAGGTCGAACGTCGTACTGAACAGCGAGATCCTCGCGAGAACGTCGCGTTCGTCGCGCGCCAGCAAGCCGTAGCTCCAAGCGACGACGGCGCGCATCGACCTGTGGCGCTGGGACAGCGCGCGGCTACCGGCCAGGGCACGTAGTTGGTCGTCGAGCGCGACTTCGAGACCGTTGAAGCCCAGTGAGGCGAACCGAGCGGCGGCGAGTTCGATGGCGAGGGGGGATCTGCCGACCCGCTCACAGATGCCGGCGATGCGGGGTTGGTCTGCCGGGTCCAGATCGGCGCCCCCGGAGCGGGCACGCTCGGTGAAGAGGGCGACGGCATCCTCAACGGACCTCAGCGGTCCGAGGTAGATCACCGTCTCTTCGGGGATCGCGAGCCGTTCTCTGCTGGTGATGAGGATGCTGAGCTCGGGCAGCCATTCGGCCAGCCGGCTCACCAGCCCGGCGACGGACTCCGCGACGTGCTCGCAGTTGTCGAGCACGAGAAGCGAGCGCCCGCGCAACCGGGCGGCGATCGTAGCTTCGAGTGACTGGCCCGGTTGCTGCGCGACTCCGAGAGCGCTAGCCACCGACTCGGCCACGCTGCCCGGCGTGGCTGGTACGAGGTCGACGAACCCGCCGCCGGAGGGAAAAGCGTCGGCGACCTCGCCGGCCACGGCAGCGGCGAGTCGCGTCTTGCCGGCTCCACCGGGAGCCACGATGGTGGTGATGCGACTCGCGGTGACGAGGCGTCGCACGGATGCGATCTCTTCGTCCCGGCCGATGAAGCTCGTGCGCGCCGCGGGCACCCCGCGGATGCCGCCGGGAGAACGGGATACGTCGTCGACGAGCCCGGCCGCCATGGAGGCGAGCTGGTGCCGGTCGGCGGCGCCGAGCTTCCTGAGCAACGCCGAGACATGTGACTCGACGGTACGCACCGAGAGGACCAGCGCACGGGCGATCTCGGCGTTGGACGCGCCGCGGGCAATAGCTGCGAGCACATCTCGCTCCCGGGGCGAGACGGTGGGTGTGGGCGCGACCATTGCGTCATTATCGCGGCTGGCACTCAGGCGGCCGGCTCGAGGACGCCTGAGTGGTGGTTCCGTGGTGGTTCCGTGTTCACTACGGATTCGCCGCGGCTGCCGGCGCTGCAGGATGAATCACGTGACCGGAAAAGGCCGGTCACCTCACCGAAGGGAGCCGGCGTGCTGGTGGCTGCGAAGGAATCCGACCTGCGCATCGGATCGGGAAAGAGCGTGCGATTCGAGGGCGAGCGGTACGGGTCCGGCATCTCGTTCTTTCACGTGCACAACGAGCCGGGACAGGGACCCGACCCGCACGTCCACCCCTACAGCGAGACGTGGGTGGTGCTGTCGGGCTCGGCCTTGGTGCGGACCGACGACGGCGAAGCGAATATTTGCGCTGGTGACATACTGGTCGTCGGCGCGGGTACCACGCACGCCTTCCGAGCCACCGGCTCGGAGCCTCTACGGATGATGTGTATTCACGCCTCGTCACGTATCGAGCAAACGTTCTTCGATACCGCGGACGAGCGATTCGCCGGCACGCCACTGCGTGACTGACAGGAGCAGCCATGTCGTTCCAGGCCTACCTCGACAACATCGAGACGAAAACCGGGATCACACCGCGCGAGTTCATCGCACTCGCTCGCGAGCGTGGATTCGACGCCTCCACGAAGGCGACGCCGATCCTCAAGTGGCTGAAGCAGGACTACGGCCTCGGCCGTGGCCACGCGATGGCTCTCGTGCACGTCATCACCAAGGGCGAGCGCATCAGCACGAAGCATGTGGGCAGCGACGGAGTGCACCGCGACGAGTCGGCGGTGCTGTGGCTCGACGGTCAGGCCACGAATCCGGCCCGGTGACACCACCCGCAGGTCGTGTCCGCGTGCCTACCCGTCTAGCCTGGTCACGTAGGCCGTCCGGCGGCACTCCGGCTGCCGGCACGGGTGCGGCGAGGATCAGGAGCCGTCTCGGCCGGGAATCGCCGCAGGAACTCCGCCTCCAGCTCCAGCATGCGCTTGGTGTGTGCTTCCAGCGCCGACTGGCTGCCGTCGAGCAGTGTGTCGTGCCGGGTGTCGTGCAGGTGCCGGACCTCGCGCCGTAGGTCGTCGTCATCCAGTTCTTGAGCGGGAATGCCTTCGGGTCGCTGTGTCATGTAACGCCGGTACCCGTCAACGGGCCGAACATGCTCCGATCATCCGTCCGCATGGTGCCGGACCTGGGCCGGCAAGGTGGAATGCGGGCTGGACAGCGTTGGTTGAGCCAGAGTGTGAACACATCCACTGATTCCGTCATCAAGATCGATATATGGTCCGACGTGGCCTGCCCATGGTGCTATGTGGGTAAGCGCCGGCTGGAGCGGGCGCTGGCCTCGTTCGGCGGGCAGACCTCGATCGAGTTCCACTCGTTCGAGCTCGCACCGGATACACCGGTGGATTTCGAAGGCTCCGAGGTGGATTTCCTGGCGCGGCACAAGGGGATGCCCCGTGAGCGCGTGGAGCAGATGCTGGCGCAGATGACCGCCGTAGCCGCCGAGGAAGGCTTGGCGTTCGACTTCGACGCGCTGCAGCACACGAAGACGCTCAAGGCGCACGAACTGCTGCATCACGCCAAGACGATCGGCCGGCAGGCCGAGTTGAAGGAACGGCTGCTGAAGGCGTACTTCGAGCAGGGCCGGCACGTTGGACGCATCGATGACTTGGCGGCGCTCGCGGCGGAGGTCGGTTTGGAGCCCGGAGCGGCACGAGATGCGCTGGAGTCCGGCAAGTTCGCCGCCGACGTAGCCGCGGACATTGCCCAGGCACGGACTCTGGGTATCAGCGGGGTGCCGTTCTACGTCTTCGACGGGCAAGTCGGGGTGTCCGGTGCGCAGCCGTCCGATGTGTTCGTCGATGTGCTCAACCGTGTCGCCGGCAAGGAGGGGTAGCCATGCAGGACCGCGCTGCTGACCCGATGGACGACGCCTCGCCTGAGGACGTGCCGGTCAGCGGGCTCGTTGTCATGGGTGACGCTGGGGCTGGCGTGTGCGTCGACGGAGTGTGCTCCGTCCCGACGGCGCGCGACGGCGGATCCTGACGGCGGCGACTCCTGGCGGTACCCGAACGCGCACGAGCGGACATTAGGCGACTATTCCGATCAGCGACCAGCTAAGGTCGGGCAGACGTTTCACCGCCGCCCACGCCCGCAACGGGAGGTCACGTGTTGCCGCGCGCTCGACATGAGTATCTGCTCCGTCAGTTGGAACTGCATGGCAGCGTCGTCGCCGCGGACGTCGCCGCTGAACTGGGTGTAGCTCAGGTGACCATTCGCCGCGACATCGTCGAGCTGGAGGAAGCAGGGCTGCTCGCACGGGTACATGGTGGCGCGCTGCAACTGCCCAAAGCCGCGGCGAAACCCGCGGCCGCGCGGACCCTGGTGGGTGTCGTCGTTCCGTCCGCGAGCTCCCACTTCCCCGAAGTCATCCGGGGCATGGAGTCGGTCTCGACCGGCCTGCGGATGAGGATCGCGCTGGGTGTTTCGCAGTACCGGCAAGACGTCGAGCGCGAGCGTGTGGCGCGGCTCCTCGAGCTCGGCGTCCAAGGACTCGTGGTCACGCCGACGCTGACCCTGGACGACGAGGTCGAGGTAGCCCAGTGGCTGGAGTCCTTGCCGGTGCCGGTGGTGGTGCTCGAACGGCGAGGCCAAGACTCCCGGCTGGTCAGACATCTGGACAATGCGCGGACCGACCTGGTTCATGGGACCGTTCTTGCCATCGAACACCTCGTGGAGCTCGGCCACAAGAGCGTCGGCCTCGCGGTATACGACCGGACGCCGACCGCCCGCTCGCTGCATATCGGCTATGACGATGCCATCGCCCGGTTGGGGCTTGATCAGGCTCCGGTCCGCTCTCTGCCGAAAGGCGAGGACGACCCGATGGAACTGATGGACGTCCTGGAACGCTTCTTGGCCGATTGTCTCGGCATGGGCGTGCGGGCAGCGCTGGTCCATACCGATCACCATGCGGCACGGATGGTGGAGGTCGCCCATAAGCAGCGCTTGCGGGTGCCGGAGGACTTCGCGATCGTCGCCTACGACGACGAGGTCGCCGAGTTCGCCGATGTCCCGCTCACAACCGTCACCCCGCCACGCCGTGCGCTGGGTCGCGAAGCACTGCGCATGCTCGCGGAGCGGCTGAGACCTGCTAGCGAGGATCAGCGTCCCACCCTCCACTTGCGCCTGCTTCCTCGTCTGACCATCCGTGAGTCCTGTGGGGCCAAGCGCGTTGCGGTTCGAATGTGACCGTTTTTGTCCGTTGCACGTAAGTCACTGATCCGCCCCTGCCACGATGTGGCGCTCAGAGCCTGTTCCTGAATCCCGGCCGAGTCAGCGACCGGTTTCCTTTACCCGAGACGAACCGATCGAGGGGCACGAAGTGGTCAGGCCAGGAACAGGCTCCTATCTACTTCCAGGTCGTCGGCTCGAGCAAGGAGGCTTACATGAGGATGCATGGTCGCGTTCCACACCGCCTCGGCGGTCTACGCAGGCGGAAGCCCAACCTGATGAACTGGACGCCGCTGAGGCGAGACCGCGGCGCAGCGGTTCGCCGAAGTACGATTGGCCGGAGCCGGGTGAGTGTATGAATTCTCGCCGGTCGTTCACGCGTCGTGAGATCTTACGTACATCAGTTGCCGCGAGCACGGCAGCGGCACTGTCCACGCTGCCCGGGCACGCCGCGGCCAGCGCCGCACCCTCGAATCGGCAGGCGGCACCGGACCCGGTCGATCTGAGCTGGCTCGGCGGGGGAGTGCCCGCGGCGAGCGCCGGTACCACCTGGGGCGTTCCGTGGGCACAAGGCGCGCTGGCCGAGAAACAACAGCTCGCCCTGGCCACCGCGGACGGCACCTCGGTGCCGGTACAAAGCTGGCCGTTGGCGTATTGGCCGGACGGTTCGGTGAAATGGAGTGGTCATGCCATTTCACCTGGCACCGGCGAAGCGGAGCGGCTGCGGCTCGAGCCAGGGCCGTCGGCCCAGCCCGAATCGCGAGTCCGGGTGCGGGAGCGGCCCGGTAATCCGCCTCGTGGGATTCCTGACTCGTTCCACGTCACCACAGGCGTCATCACCGTGCGGGTGCCACGGTCCGGCCAGGTGCTGATCAGCTCGATCGAGCGCGATGGTTCCGAACTTGCTCGCGGCGCCGAGCTGGTGTGCTTGCTCCAGGATGGGCCCGCCCCCGAGTACGGAGCGGGCACGGTCAGCACGCAGAGCTTCGTCGGCCAGGTGGAGAATGCCAGCGTCGAACAAGAAGGCCCGATCCGGGCCGTGGTCAAACTGGAGGGGAGATACCACGGCCCGGACGGCCGGGACTGGCTCCCCTTCACCGTCCGGCTCTACTTCTATGCGGGCGCGGAATCGGTGCGGCTGGTCCACCATTTCGTCTTCGACGGCGACGCGGACCAGGACTTCATCCGAGGACTGGGATTGCGCTGGCGGATGCCCATGCGCGACCTCGAACACAACCGGCACGTCCGGTTCGTCGCCGAGGATGACGGCATCTGGGGTGAGGCGGTCCGGGTCGTCAGCGGGCTGCGTCGTGAGGTCGGTGCGGCGATCCGGCGCCAGCAGTTCGACGGTGTCGCCACCGATCCGGTCGATCAATGGTCGAACGAGGTCCGCAACGGCATCGACGAGATTCCACTGTGGGGTGACTTCAAACTCACGCAGGTGTCGGCCGACTCCTTCCACGTGTCCAAGCGGACCGGAGATCACAGCAGCTGGCTGGACCACGCGGGCCATGGCCGCCGCGCGTACGGTCTGGGCTGGCTGGGCGGTCCCGAAGGTGGTGGGATCGCCTTCGGCCTGCGTGACTTCTGGCAACGCCATCCATGCCAGCTCGACATCCGCGGGGCGGCGAGCGACGAGGCGACGGCCACGGTCTGGTTCTGGTCGCCGGACGCTCCGGCCATGGACCTGCGCCACTACTCGGACGAGCGCCACGGGCTGGGCTTGCTCTACGAGGAGCCGGGACGAGGGCTCGACGACGAGGTCGCTACTCCGGAAGGTGTTGCCCGATCGAACGAGGTGGTTCTGTGGGCGCTGCCGGCGACGCCGTCACGGTCCCGCTTGCTGGAGTTGGCCGACGCGTTACGTGAACCACCGCTACTGGTAGCTGATCCGGAGTATCTTCACTCGGTCCAGCCCTTCGGCCGCTGGTCGTTGCCAGATCGCAGCACCGACGCCCGAGCGGCTCTGGAAGACGACATCGAGAACTGGATCAGCTTCTTCCGCGACCAGATCGAGGAACGCCGCTGGTACGGCTACTGGTTGTACGGGGACGTCATGCACAGCTACGACAGCACCCGGCACACCTGGCGCTACGACATCGGTGGATACGCCTGGGCGCAGGGTGAGCTCAGCCCGGACCAGGCCATCTGGTATCAGTTCCTCCGTA is drawn from Phytoactinopolyspora mesophila and contains these coding sequences:
- a CDS encoding flavoprotein, encoding MNENHSLLPPAPRILIGATGSIAVSELPAYIRALRAAFGGSYTVVLTHTAEKFVQPQAIGLAAERVVHGEDPADWPTDRPSRLAGDHDLVLVLPATAHILAAAATGAAPNRLATVILSASAPSVFVPHMGAAMWLKPAVARNVAQLRADGHHVVEPVWENSHDVVTGEMIRHPAIPAPDHVVAELARLAQVRAARVTPATADNLQ
- a CDS encoding ATP-binding protein, with the translated sequence MVAPTPTVSPRERDVLAAIARGASNAEIARALVLSVRTVESHVSALLRKLGAADRHQLASMAAGLVDDVSRSPGGIRGVPAARTSFIGRDEEIASVRRLVTASRITTIVAPGGAGKTRLAAAVAGEVADAFPSGGGFVDLVPATPGSVAESVASALGVAQQPGQSLEATIAARLRGRSLLVLDNCEHVAESVAGLVSRLAEWLPELSILITSRERLAIPEETVIYLGPLRSVEDAVALFTERARSGGADLDPADQPRIAGICERVGRSPLAIELAAARFASLGFNGLEVALDDQLRALAGSRALSQRHRSMRAVVAWSYGLLARDERDVLARISLFSTTFDLPSAASVAGADVAVVADILGRLVDKSLVQRVAPGNGPARWTILEVVRQYAREQLDESADHESTVTAYVRWAGTIMGRLLGRITEPTWQDDLDAVIDDIRQAIDVQPGAAERYGLSVDAARLVSMRGFTDEAVERFRAAADIAPDAGAEFAALIQAAAAEHLVAGAGAQFQALIRLADRMGTHSSNRDAAGALAVIVATRFRGSNFDPPVDYDELAALIGTTRVGAGTEDADPAQTPPDTVHAYRAVARAWMSGSRPQEVELEAASMAVDAAQAFGDPALTSAALDALCTAHAVRGEPASSFDVCRRRLDLVSRMDATLPQTAVEVVDAYRAASTYAVAVGEIAAAVDTARRAAADPNVTAHPYAADGMLVTALALAGEHAETQRLGEILWSRIEAAGRPRHAPLAVPLLAAALAAGLSDDDAGMRRWRARAATMTADGVLANSPNLAPWEAFVRGRVALHSGTDLEEALAAASVDFTSGRFDGYAAAVAAELAMRLSEAEADELVERAAGYTTHNRWAAASRERALAQRAGDTAALTEVAECWARIGAEFERSATLELAREV
- a CDS encoding cupin domain-containing protein; amino-acid sequence: MFTTDSPRLPALQDESRDRKRPVTSPKGAGVLVAAKESDLRIGSGKSVRFEGERYGSGISFFHVHNEPGQGPDPHVHPYSETWVVLSGSALVRTDDGEANICAGDILVVGAGTTHAFRATGSEPLRMMCIHASSRIEQTFFDTADERFAGTPLRD
- a CDS encoding DUF4287 domain-containing protein produces the protein MSFQAYLDNIETKTGITPREFIALARERGFDASTKATPILKWLKQDYGLGRGHAMALVHVITKGERISTKHVGSDGVHRDESAVLWLDGQATNPAR
- a CDS encoding DUF6158 family protein, which encodes MTQRPEGIPAQELDDDDLRREVRHLHDTRHDTLLDGSQSALEAHTKRMLELEAEFLRRFPAETAPDPRRTRAGSRSAAGRPT
- a CDS encoding DsbA family oxidoreductase codes for the protein MNTSTDSVIKIDIWSDVACPWCYVGKRRLERALASFGGQTSIEFHSFELAPDTPVDFEGSEVDFLARHKGMPRERVEQMLAQMTAVAAEEGLAFDFDALQHTKTLKAHELLHHAKTIGRQAELKERLLKAYFEQGRHVGRIDDLAALAAEVGLEPGAARDALESGKFAADVAADIAQARTLGISGVPFYVFDGQVGVSGAQPSDVFVDVLNRVAGKEG
- a CDS encoding substrate-binding domain-containing protein is translated as MLPRARHEYLLRQLELHGSVVAADVAAELGVAQVTIRRDIVELEEAGLLARVHGGALQLPKAAAKPAAARTLVGVVVPSASSHFPEVIRGMESVSTGLRMRIALGVSQYRQDVERERVARLLELGVQGLVVTPTLTLDDEVEVAQWLESLPVPVVVLERRGQDSRLVRHLDNARTDLVHGTVLAIEHLVELGHKSVGLAVYDRTPTARSLHIGYDDAIARLGLDQAPVRSLPKGEDDPMELMDVLERFLADCLGMGVRAALVHTDHHAARMVEVAHKQRLRVPEDFAIVAYDDEVAEFADVPLTTVTPPRRALGREALRMLAERLRPASEDQRPTLHLRLLPRLTIRESCGAKRVAVRM